TGCTCCACATACAGatactgttgctgttgcttctgcaGCAACTGCGTCTGAGAACAGTTTACTAGATACCACAACAGATAGTTTGATCGACAGCGATTTGCCAGTTACAAACAATGTCCTTTTGCCTTCCCCACTAAAACCGGAGGTAAACTACCGTGGTTTCTCAAATTTTGATATTCCCAGCATATCCTGCAACACGGGCGAGTTTAGTTCCCTGGAACCGACCAGCCAGCCGCTTCCAGGCAGTGACCAATGAGTgacaaaaatgaatttttcccTATCATCCCTTATGTGAACTAGGATTTTGTAAatacaattaatttttataaaatagtttgcacatataacatatatatttatttgtacaaTACCAAATTAGTTTTGTAAGAGTGGATGCTttataaaatacatacataaaatagCAAGTTTTAAACTAGCAGTTACTAGATTGAATAAGGGGAACACAAGAAAATACCGGGAACAGTGATTTAAACAAGTTCCGATAAAATTTTCTTGGTTCCGTTTTAGATAGTCGACAATCGAATATGTCGAATTTTATTCGATACTTTTATTGGTGGAAAAATCGAAtatgaaataatttttgacTATCGATGGCGCTATCGAATAGTTTGCAAACACTAATACAGTTGCGAAGTGGAAATAATTGGTATTAATtgtaaaaaatgaaataatagcaACAAAATAGAGGAAAACAAACCATAACTAGAGGAAAAATATACTCGACTAAGTGAACCCTTAAAATTAAGGGAGAGGCTGATTTCGGACCTTCGAGGTCTCAGCCTAGCGTTGTGTTggcgttgtgtgtgtgtgtatgtgtgtgtgtatgagtgagTGAAAGAAAGAGCGCCTCTGTCTCCTTCAAAATGATGAACAATTACGGCAACATAATGATGGATTCACCAAAGTCCTCTCCTCATGGTGGTCGGTCACCTGTGGTGGCTCGACAGGATTCATCGGGCACATTGAAAACAACAATATCCCTGGGCAAGACTCCCACGATAATTCACACTGGACCATTTTACTCGATGAAAGAGCCACCCGCCAAAGCAGACCTAACAGGGGATAAGGATCTCATGACCGAATATGGCTTACACCACACGCTGACCAAATTCAAGGAGAAAAAGTTTAAGGAATCGTTAGCATCGTTCCTGCCGAATATCCCCGGAATCAATGACCTTATCACGCATCCTGTGGAAAATAGTACGCTGAGGAGTGTCATCGACAAACCACCCATAGGCGGTAAGGAGCTGTTGCCATTGACCCCAGTGCAGCTGGCAGGATTTCGTTTACATCCAGGGCCGGTAATTAACTATTTTGCTTTATAGGGGAGTGCTTTCAGATCGATAATCAAATTTTTCGCTTCAGCTGCCAGAACAATATCGAACCACATATGCCACACCTGCACggaaacacaaaaacaaacataaaaagcACAAACACAAAGATGGCATTACTCCCGGACAGGAGTCAACGTTGCTGGGTGAGTGCTTCCTGTCAGTTTTTTGGTATTCGTTGGTGTCAATCCCTAAATCTCTTGCAGATTCCGCTGGACTGGAAACTTACGAAAAGAagcacaaaaagcaaaaacgcCACGAGGATGACAAAGAGCGAAAGAAacgcaaaaaagaaaagaaacgcaaaaagaaaaatcaaagtCCCGAACCTGGAGCTGGACTCTTGCCCAGCGGCGCCACCGGTGGCTTGGGTGCAGTAAGTGGAGTTATGGGAGCCACAAGCTTAGGTGCCCTAAGTGCCGGACCTGGCTCTGGAGGACTCTCTAATCTTGGAGCCAGCATGGGCCCTGGCGTGGTGGGGTTAAATAATTTCCCCTCATCGTTACaaatgcagcagcaacagatgCAACcaatgcaacagcaacagcagcaaatgtCAAGTGGTGGCCTTTTAGGCTCCGTATTGGGCACAAGTGGTGGTCCAGGCGGAGTTGGTGGAGGTGGCGGTGGTAGTGTAGGCAGTGGAGGCGGCGGTAGTAGCTTACTAATGTCTCAGTTTTAGGCAAGATTAGGGAAATAGACTTGGCTCATTACCTCTCTCATTTAACTCAACTCCGCACCTCACAAAAATTTACAAGAGAAGTAGAATTACATCAGGCTCGTAATGAGATAGACGGGACCCAGAAATAGAGGGCATAACGCGCAGCCAGTTTTATATGGCCCCGGGCCCCCAACGAGAACCTATTTGTTCTCCATATCTCAGGCATCAATCACATTAATTCACATATATAACAAAGTTACTTGgaatgaaaaccaaaaaaaccatTTACAAAATGGTTTAGAATGTTTTAAAAGTACCAAGCAAATTCAGATGAAAATCTCCTTTAGAAAAAATTACCATTTCTTTATTTGGAAACCACACAAAACAAATCCCCTCATTGCCACTGCAccttaaatgcaatttttctATCTATATTTTGTGTTTAGTTATTAATTTATCAGTTTTATATTACATATAAAttagtttcattttttaaACATAGATTTTATAGTTGGTTTAAAGAGATTTTAGTGAAAATCTATTCATTTAAGAACAAAGTCCCAATCTTCTttctttaattattaataGACCTTGTAtgcaatttttctttctttccatTTTCTATATCAGTGTAGAGAGTCGGAGTcagtatttaatttttttttttttttgttttttttttaaatacatatatatgatttGTTCTTCCAGCCAGCTGAGATTCAACAAAACACGAAAGGAAAGATAGGATAAACCCAACTGTACTATaagtaattaattttttaatactaAGCGCctaataaaaaagaaaaaaaaaatttgaacaaaaactttaaaagcTTGAATTGTTTTGAATTTTGGCGCCGAACTGTCATTATTGCTTGTGCTTACTAtcgaaaaaaaataccaaaaacgcCTCGCTCAGCTGTTCAAGTTCTCAGGAAATATAtgtctcctctctctctccattaCTCTAGCTCTGAATTCGACagtaaattaaacaaattattatcaGTGAAATGTTGTAACTAAATGGACATCAATATTAATAGTACGCAGCAGTTGACATTGGCATTGCAAATTATATAgtatcagcaacaacaataccaTTAGTAACCCAATAATCAATACCTCCGACTacataaaattcaaaaaaaaaaaaaacagtatGTCAATTTACAAGCAAACTTGCACAAATCTTTTGGATCTTTCGGTGTCCCAAATTTCATCATGGCTATCTAGTTTTGATAGCGTCATCTCGGATTGTGATGGTAAGTTATATATACATGATGTAATTgagaaaaattcaattgatcAGCAGCTGTTATTGTAGTTGTTGGCCTTTCTTCTTCATATGCTTTTCATATGAGTGCGTGATTGTATGGCCTGTTGAGAGTGGGAAGGAGAAAGAGTCGCAACTTTCAATGTCAAAAAGGCCAGTCATGCGGCCTAGTCGACTTAATGAATGTTCCCtacacatacacgcacacacacaacacaataCACGCGTTCCCAAAATTGGAATTTGCGTAATTTTagcaatatatatacatatatatgtatgtatatgtatttgcaaaatattcaaatttataaagtatatatgtacatacatgcttattaatgtaaatatgtagatatatgtatgtatgtatctaatACATAAAAcggaaacaaaaatattgcaaaCCATCGTTTGCACCCCTTTACAGCAGCCGCTGGACAGGAAGTCAATTTCAAATATACAATCTCTATATCAACATATATGCATTCTAGGTGTTCTATGGATCTATGGGAAGGCGCTTAATGGAGCAGCGGATGTTATGAATCAATTGAAAGCCCAGGgcaaaaacatttatttttgcacAAATAATTCAACAAAAACTCGTGCTGAGCTGTTAACCAAGGGCTTGGAGCTGGGTTTTCAAATAACCGAAGAGGGGATTATATCCACGGCCCATGCAACTGCCGCCTACCTGAAGCAACGCAATTTCGATAAACGAGTCTTTGTAATTGGAACTGAGGGTATCACGCAAGAACTTGATTTCGTGGGGATAAAGCATACTAAGGCTGGTCCGGATTATATGCAAGGAACGTTGGGAGAGTTTATGGCACAGCATTTAAAATTGGATACTGATATTGGAGCTGTTGTCGTGGGATTCGATGAGCATTTTAGTTTTCCAAAAATGACCAAAGCCGCCTCGTACCTGAGCGATCCGAATTGTTTGTTCATTGCCACAAACACGGATGAACGGTTTCCCATGCCGAATTTAGTTGTACCTGGAAGTGGAAGTTTCGTTCGAGCGATTGAAACCTGTGCGGAGCGGGCACCAATTGTGATTGGTAAGCCGAATCCGGCCATTTGTGAGTCCCTAATCAAACAGAAGAAAGTAAATCCATCTCGAACGCTGATGATTGGTGATCGCGCCAATACGGATATATTACTAGGCTATAATTGTGGTTTCCAAACTCTGCTCGTTGGCACTGGCATACATCAACTAAGCGATGTAGCGCAATGGAAAAAAAGTTCAAATCCCGAGGATAAGAAACTCATACCCGATGTATATCTGCCCAGCTTGGGTGACTTGCTACCTGCGTTGGTCGAGAGCCAGTCCGGGGGATCTTATTAAAAATATCAGCTAAAAAttatcaacaaaaataaaataaaaaccataaaCCAATTGGAGGCTCTACTAGTAcactaaataaaacaatagaCAGGGACTTATTTTTAAACGCcaaaattaa
The DNA window shown above is from Drosophila willistoni isolate 14030-0811.24 chromosome XR unlocalized genomic scaffold, UCI_dwil_1.1 Seg41, whole genome shotgun sequence and carries:
- the LOC6643068 gene encoding mediator of RNA polymerase II transcription subunit 19; this translates as MMNNYGNIMMDSPKSSPHGGRSPVVARQDSSGTLKTTISLGKTPTIIHTGPFYSMKEPPAKADLTGDKDLMTEYGLHHTLTKFKEKKFKESLASFLPNIPGINDLITHPVENSTLRSVIDKPPIGGKELLPLTPVQLAGFRLHPGPLPEQYRTTYATPARKHKNKHKKHKHKDGITPGQESTLLDSAGLETYEKKHKKQKRHEDDKERKKRKKEKKRKKKNQSPEPGAGLLPSGATGGLGAVSGVMGATSLGALSAGPGSGGLSNLGASMGPGVVGLNNFPSSLQMQQQQMQPMQQQQQQMSSGGLLGSVLGTSGGPGGVGGGGGGSVGSGGGGSSLLMSQF
- the LOC6643166 gene encoding glycerol-3-phosphate phosphatase — encoded protein: WHCKLYSISNNNTISNPIINTSDYIKFKKKKNSMSIYKQTCTNLLDLSVSQISSWLSSFDSVISDCDGVLWIYGKALNGAADVMNQLKAQGKNIYFCTNNSTKTRAELLTKGLELGFQITEEGIISTAHATAAYLKQRNFDKRVFVIGTEGITQELDFVGIKHTKAGPDYMQGTLGEFMAQHLKLDTDIGAVVVGFDEHFSFPKMTKAASYLSDPNCLFIATNTDERFPMPNLVVPGSGSFVRAIETCAERAPIVIGKPNPAICESLIKQKKVNPSRTLMIGDRANTDILLGYNCGFQTLLVGTGIHQLSDVAQWKKSSNPEDKKLIPDVYLPSLGDLLPALVESQSGGSY